A part of Streptomyces sp. NBC_01235 genomic DNA contains:
- a CDS encoding GbsR/MarR family transcriptional regulator, with product MPGGRLTQQERQQIALGLADDLAYAEIARRLDRPTSTITREVMRNGGPTAYRADLAHRATERRTHRRRQAAPRDPEAPAQAYGRDAEAVREYEELFTTVMMASGMPTMMARVLACLTLTDAGSLTASELVQRLKVSPASVSKAIAFLESQGMVRREQGEHRRERYVVDDDVWYESMVASARAIAQLVETARQGVRVLVPGTPAATRLENIARFLDFVSESTARAAEQAREILRTKPETLSGSTAEPRSDRG from the coding sequence ATGCCAGGAGGCAGGCTCACCCAGCAGGAACGTCAGCAGATCGCCCTGGGACTGGCCGACGACCTCGCCTACGCGGAGATCGCCCGACGCCTCGACCGTCCGACCTCGACGATCACGCGTGAGGTGATGCGCAACGGCGGCCCCACCGCCTACCGCGCCGACCTGGCCCACCGTGCCACCGAACGCCGCACCCATCGCCGTAGGCAGGCCGCACCCCGGGACCCGGAGGCGCCGGCGCAGGCCTACGGGCGCGATGCCGAGGCGGTGCGCGAGTACGAGGAGCTGTTCACCACCGTCATGATGGCTTCGGGCATGCCCACGATGATGGCCCGGGTGCTGGCCTGCCTCACCCTCACCGATGCCGGCAGCCTCACCGCGTCCGAACTCGTCCAGCGCCTGAAGGTCAGCCCGGCGTCCGTCTCCAAAGCGATCGCGTTCCTCGAGAGCCAGGGGATGGTCCGCCGGGAACAGGGCGAACACCGCCGCGAACGCTACGTCGTCGACGACGACGTCTGGTACGAGTCGATGGTGGCCAGCGCCCGCGCCATCGCCCAGCTGGTCGAGACCGCACGGCAGGGCGTCCGCGTCCTTGTCCCAGGCACCCCGGCCGCCACCCGTCTGGAGAACATCGCCCGCTTCCTCGACTTCGTCTCCGAGAGCACCGCCCGCGCCGCGGAACAGGCCCGCGAGATCCTCCGCACGAAACCCGAAACGCTCTCGGGCAGCACCGCCGAGCCACGTTCAGATCGCGGATAG